In the Deinococcus humi genome, one interval contains:
- a CDS encoding phage tail protein yields MTPYVGEIRMFAGNFAPVGWEFCAGQLLPISENEVLFQLIGTTYGGDGENTFALPDLRSRVPVHQGAGFALAQTGGEEHVTLTVQQIPVHSHPLAATTTSGSNASPAGSVLAQTSGGVQLYYEGQSTDPMNNQAISPVGGSQPHTNLQPYLCVNFIISLFGVFPTQG; encoded by the coding sequence ATGACACCCTATGTTGGAGAAATCCGGATGTTCGCTGGGAACTTCGCGCCGGTGGGATGGGAATTTTGTGCGGGTCAACTGCTGCCTATTTCCGAGAACGAAGTGCTCTTTCAACTGATTGGGACCACGTATGGCGGAGACGGTGAAAACACATTTGCCCTGCCCGACCTGCGCAGCCGCGTTCCCGTGCATCAAGGAGCCGGCTTCGCTCTGGCTCAAACGGGTGGCGAGGAGCATGTTACCCTGACGGTTCAGCAGATCCCGGTGCACTCTCATCCCCTGGCCGCAACGACAACATCAGGCAGCAACGCGTCGCCAGCCGGAAGCGTCCTGGCGCAGACCAGCGGCGGCGTACAGCTGTATTACGAAGGTCAAAGTACAGACCCCATGAACAATCAGGCGATCAGTCCTGTGGGCGGCAGTCAACCCCACACCAACCTTCAACCCTATCTCTGCGTGAACTTCATTATCTCTCTCTTCGGCGTTTTCCCCACTCAAGGGTAA
- a CDS encoding MgtC/SapB family protein: protein MESFWTELKLMQGVLAAFALSGAIGWERERVNRSAGLRTHMLVGMSAALFVVLAETLILSFGDRDNGVRFDMIGLFGAVVSGISFLGAGAIFSDRGQKATGLTTAAGLLATAGVGVACGLHLYVLATGATLLFLFTLAVVRRLAEGEDDSAAEDQD from the coding sequence ATGGAGTCTTTTTGGACCGAGCTGAAACTGATGCAGGGTGTCCTGGCGGCCTTTGCGCTGAGCGGTGCGATTGGCTGGGAACGGGAGCGTGTGAACCGCAGCGCGGGCCTGCGGACGCACATGCTGGTGGGCATGAGCGCGGCCCTGTTCGTGGTGCTGGCCGAAACCCTGATCCTCAGTTTCGGGGACCGGGACAATGGCGTACGCTTCGACATGATCGGGCTGTTCGGCGCAGTGGTCAGTGGCATTAGCTTTCTGGGCGCGGGCGCAATTTTCTCGGATCGGGGCCAGAAGGCCACGGGGCTGACCACCGCGGCGGGCCTTCTGGCCACAGCGGGTGTGGGCGTAGCCTGTGGCTTGCACCTGTACGTGCTGGCCACAGGGGCCACCCTGCTGTTCCTGTTCACGCTGGCGGTGGTCCGGCGTCTGGCCGAGGGGGAGGACGACAGTGCTGCTGAGGACCAGGACTAA
- a CDS encoding ABC transporter substrate-binding protein — protein sequence MRSAKLLTAMLISSLVTQAVGQTLTVGLDSDVVKLDPALSAAAIERQVLYQVFDRLVDVDDTLKIVPSVAKSWKISPDGLTYTLTLRSGIKFHDGTPLDAAAVKYSLERNMTLDGSSRKNELAAIKSVTAVNPTTVRLDLSAPFGPLLSILADRAGMIVSPTAAKAAGADFGRNPVGSGPFKFAGRVVQDNVTLNAFAGYWDGTPKIDKLVFRPFADGDVRYANLLSGGAQVIVLDAKDVDKLQANTRFEVLNIPTLGFQGIWLNTTRPPFNNKLVRQAVAATIDRNAVTSVVFRNLAKPSAGPFPPGTPANSTSIKVPAPNIAEAKKKLQQAGQSNLSFTLIAGTGTITTLLTQLYQAMMAQAGINVKIELLESGALSSRATTYNFDAALLNWSGRVDPDGNIYDWVRTGGAYNYGRYSNKEVDALLAKARLQSAMSARKATYNVALSKVLDDMPYIWVYHQNLLYGVTKNLSGLKPSPDGILRYKNVSLK from the coding sequence ATGCGAAGCGCCAAGCTGTTGACTGCCATGCTGATCTCAAGTCTTGTGACCCAAGCAGTGGGCCAGACCCTGACAGTGGGTCTGGATTCCGATGTGGTCAAGCTCGATCCGGCCCTGTCGGCCGCGGCGATAGAACGACAGGTGCTGTATCAGGTCTTTGACCGCCTGGTTGACGTGGATGACACGCTGAAGATTGTCCCTTCCGTTGCCAAAAGTTGGAAAATCAGCCCTGACGGCCTGACGTATACCCTGACCCTTCGCAGCGGCATCAAGTTTCACGACGGCACGCCCCTTGACGCGGCGGCTGTGAAGTACTCGTTGGAGCGCAACATGACGCTCGACGGCAGTTCGAGAAAAAACGAGCTGGCGGCCATCAAAAGTGTCACGGCGGTCAATCCCACCACCGTCCGCCTCGATCTGAGTGCGCCGTTCGGACCGTTACTTTCCATTCTGGCCGACCGCGCCGGTATGATCGTTTCTCCAACGGCGGCCAAAGCGGCAGGTGCTGATTTCGGCCGCAATCCAGTGGGCAGCGGTCCATTTAAGTTCGCTGGTCGCGTGGTCCAGGATAACGTGACCCTGAATGCCTTCGCCGGCTACTGGGATGGCACACCCAAAATCGACAAGCTCGTCTTCCGCCCCTTCGCCGATGGAGATGTACGCTACGCCAATCTGCTGTCAGGCGGGGCACAGGTGATCGTGCTGGACGCCAAGGATGTCGATAAACTCCAGGCCAACACCCGCTTCGAGGTCCTGAACATTCCCACCCTGGGATTTCAGGGCATCTGGCTCAACACCACCCGTCCACCTTTCAACAACAAACTTGTCCGGCAGGCCGTGGCAGCAACGATCGACCGCAATGCCGTGACCAGCGTTGTTTTTCGCAATCTCGCCAAACCGTCAGCCGGGCCGTTTCCGCCTGGAACGCCTGCCAACAGCACCAGCATCAAGGTTCCGGCTCCGAACATTGCCGAAGCCAAAAAGAAGCTGCAGCAAGCTGGGCAGAGTAATCTCAGCTTTACCCTGATTGCTGGGACAGGCACGATCACCACCTTGCTGACACAGTTGTACCAAGCGATGATGGCCCAGGCCGGCATCAACGTGAAAATCGAACTGCTCGAGAGCGGCGCGCTGAGCAGCCGCGCCACGACCTACAACTTCGATGCGGCGCTGCTGAACTGGAGCGGTCGGGTGGATCCTGACGGCAATATCTATGACTGGGTGCGCACAGGCGGAGCGTACAACTATGGGCGCTACAGCAACAAGGAGGTGGATGCCCTGCTTGCCAAGGCGAGGCTGCAAAGTGCGATGAGCGCCAGAAAGGCCACCTACAACGTGGCGCTCAGCAAGGTGCTTGACGACATGCCATACATCTGGGTGTACCACCAGAACCTGCTCTACGGTGTGACGAAAAACCTGAGCGGGCTCAAGCCCAGTCCCGACGGCATCTTGCGGTACAAGAACGTGAGCCTGAAATAG
- a CDS encoding competence protein CoiA family protein, which translates to MAEVRMRYALLADGTVTRAIVALKGPEHPYICQDCATRVKLRRGPVNAPHFSHYEITNCTGEGVVHHAAKLELALALRERERPFVLHVPCSWPSCPETVALPFDPIAGPHTEVATEYTMAVGDAVYRLDVATLLHGPHVDRLPPRSCSNGLWRT; encoded by the coding sequence ATGGCAGAAGTTCGAATGCGGTACGCACTGTTGGCGGACGGGACCGTGACAAGGGCCATTGTGGCTCTCAAGGGTCCCGAGCATCCATACATCTGCCAGGACTGCGCCACCCGGGTCAAACTTCGCCGCGGACCCGTCAATGCGCCGCACTTCAGCCATTACGAGATCACGAACTGCACCGGCGAGGGCGTGGTCCATCACGCCGCCAAACTTGAGCTGGCGCTTGCCCTGCGCGAGCGCGAGCGACCGTTCGTCCTGCACGTTCCCTGCTCCTGGCCCAGCTGTCCGGAGACGGTGGCACTCCCATTTGACCCCATTGCCGGACCACACACCGAGGTGGCCACCGAATACACCATGGCAGTTGGGGACGCGGTGTACCGGCTCGATGTAGCCACGCTGCTGCACGGCCCACACGTCGACAGATTGCCGCCCAGATCCTGTTCGAACGGCCTCTGGCGAACCTGA
- a CDS encoding phage tail protein, with product MDDQFLSEIRLMSFYYPPQGWALCNGQLLPINQNQALFALLGTMYGGNGQTNFALPDLRGRVPVHTGSGYTLGQQMGSPNVTLSMQQLPQHTHMLQASSDAAGTQADPSGALLAPVNGGYGTGGALTTLEPGTITSVGGSQAHDNMQPYLTLSYCIALVGVFPSPN from the coding sequence ATGGATGATCAGTTCCTCAGCGAGATCCGGTTGATGAGTTTTTACTACCCGCCCCAAGGTTGGGCTCTCTGTAATGGTCAGCTGCTGCCGATCAACCAGAACCAGGCGCTGTTCGCCCTGCTGGGCACCATGTACGGCGGAAATGGGCAGACCAACTTTGCCCTCCCGGATCTCCGGGGCCGGGTTCCAGTGCATACCGGAAGTGGCTACACCCTCGGACAGCAGATGGGCTCACCGAACGTGACGTTGAGCATGCAGCAACTCCCGCAACACACCCACATGCTGCAAGCCTCCAGCGATGCCGCTGGCACTCAGGCAGACCCATCAGGTGCACTGCTGGCGCCCGTCAACGGCGGATACGGAACAGGCGGGGCACTCACCACCCTCGAACCAGGAACCATCACCTCTGTGGGGGGCAGCCAGGCCCACGACAACATGCAGCCCTACCTCACGTTGTCCTACTGCATCGCCTTGGTTGGGGTTTTCCCCTCCCCAAATTAA
- a CDS encoding FG-GAP repeat domain-containing protein, whose amino-acid sequence MLKRTRSLLLLPVLLLSACSSPSSVVGTVPPPLTVPVSGPSRSLGLFEITFIGGGTQPLSVTARPAGIQGQSLTDQPAVSLALLARANFDQAGNRNYQATFGVTNTSGTALTNLTFLAVSTPRTIAGTPVSTFQKFDGTAADPAIATQLKPSQPKILDGTNPLINQRLALFQAYTEAEVSTSTLSHPAGVSDIFPYGFVTAIPGSGSRTLPAESATGQVTFSFDLPLQSSAQANPFKVSIMVEAYTDSIPTVTQGPDELGTADTASVQARISTLQAQFPGTPVLLKSVGCPAGGSPVAQRLSSLRTAGTADAPTAMLGNTTPLLSLLGLSANPAAAAGFLDPETSFEPSFDQPLASAGGFAVRGLQSGPLTNASSGPALKGTRPLFAGEEVEQVLSSDLTGQTNGGHLCAPVVSRFRVRTKAESAAGFQGQVAYGVGSTPYSIALADIDGDGRLDLVTANSGANTVSVLLGQSGGTFAPQVTYGVGAGPVSVALGDVNSDGRLDLVTANSGGNNVSVLLGQSGGTFAPQVKFYRVGNYPYSVALGDVNGDGRVDLVTTNVNDSTVSVLLAQSGGTFAPQVTYGVGSSPESVVLGDLNGDGRLDLVTPNYAGNTVSVLLGQSEGTFAPQVTYGVGSNPASVALGDLNGDGRLDLVTANYGANTVSVLLGQSGGTFAPQVTYGVGSRPISVALGDVNGDSRLDLATANANGNTVSVLAGQSGGTFASQVMYGVGSTPFSIAQGDVNGDGRLDLATASYTGNTISILTKN is encoded by the coding sequence ATGCTGAAGCGTACACGGTCCCTACTCCTGCTCCCCGTTCTGCTGCTCTCGGCCTGCTCCTCCCCCAGCTCTGTCGTCGGCACCGTGCCGCCGCCTCTAACGGTGCCAGTATCCGGTCCAAGCCGTTCCCTGGGCTTATTCGAGATTACCTTCATCGGTGGAGGGACTCAGCCGCTGAGTGTCACCGCCCGGCCCGCAGGAATCCAGGGTCAGTCCCTGACGGATCAGCCCGCCGTGTCGCTGGCTTTACTTGCCCGGGCCAACTTCGACCAGGCTGGGAACCGCAACTACCAGGCGACGTTCGGCGTGACCAACACCAGCGGCACTGCTCTGACCAATCTCACCTTCCTGGCTGTCTCAACCCCGAGGACCATCGCCGGAACGCCCGTCAGTACTTTCCAGAAGTTCGATGGTACGGCGGCCGACCCGGCCATCGCTACCCAGCTTAAACCCAGCCAGCCGAAAATCCTCGACGGCACCAATCCACTCATCAATCAGCGGCTCGCCCTCTTCCAGGCATACACCGAGGCCGAGGTCTCGACGAGCACCCTGTCTCATCCTGCCGGGGTGAGCGACATCTTCCCTTACGGCTTCGTAACGGCAATTCCGGGCAGTGGCTCGCGCACCCTACCTGCTGAGAGCGCGACCGGCCAGGTGACCTTCAGCTTCGACCTGCCCCTCCAGAGCAGCGCCCAGGCCAATCCCTTCAAAGTTTCGATCATGGTGGAGGCGTACACCGACAGCATCCCCACCGTCACCCAGGGTCCGGACGAACTCGGCACCGCCGACACCGCCTCGGTACAGGCCAGGATCAGCACCCTGCAAGCGCAGTTTCCCGGCACGCCAGTGCTCCTTAAGAGCGTAGGCTGCCCTGCCGGTGGTTCACCGGTCGCTCAGCGACTCTCATCGCTGAGAACGGCAGGGACGGCGGACGCGCCCACCGCGATGCTGGGCAACACCACACCCCTGCTGTCCTTGCTGGGCCTGTCGGCCAATCCTGCCGCCGCCGCAGGTTTCCTGGACCCGGAGACGAGCTTCGAGCCCAGCTTTGACCAGCCGCTGGCCTCGGCGGGCGGCTTTGCGGTGCGTGGCCTCCAGAGTGGCCCGCTGACGAACGCTTCAAGCGGACCTGCACTGAAAGGGACAAGGCCGCTGTTCGCAGGTGAGGAGGTCGAGCAGGTGCTGAGCAGCGACCTGACCGGGCAGACCAACGGTGGCCACCTGTGTGCCCCGGTGGTCAGTCGCTTCCGGGTTCGCACCAAAGCCGAGAGTGCGGCGGGCTTTCAAGGACAGGTGGCCTACGGGGTTGGCTCTACTCCCTATTCCATTGCCCTGGCCGACATCGATGGCGACGGTCGGCTCGATCTGGTGACAGCGAACTCTGGGGCCAATACTGTCTCTGTCCTACTGGGCCAGTCTGGAGGCACCTTTGCTCCTCAAGTGACGTATGGGGTTGGCGCCGGGCCTGTGTCTGTCGCCCTGGGCGACGTCAACAGTGATGGTCGGCTTGACCTGGTCACAGCGAACTCTGGCGGTAACAACGTCTCTGTCCTGTTGGGTCAGTCTGGGGGGACCTTCGCTCCTCAGGTGAAGTTCTACCGGGTCGGCAACTATCCCTATTCCGTCGCCTTGGGCGACGTCAACGGCGATGGTCGGGTCGATCTGGTCACGACAAACGTGAACGACAGTACCGTCTCCGTCCTGCTGGCTCAGTCTGGGGGGACCTTCGCTCCCCAGGTGACGTACGGAGTCGGCTCTAGTCCCGAATCTGTCGTCTTAGGTGACCTCAACGGCGACGGGCGGCTTGATCTGGTCACACCGAACTACGCCGGCAATACCGTCTCCGTCCTGCTGGGTCAGTCTGAGGGCACGTTCGCTCCCCAGGTGACGTACGGAGTCGGCTCTAATCCCGCATCTGTCGCCTTGGGCGACCTCAACGGCGACGGGCGGCTTGATCTGGTCACAGCGAACTATGGGGCCAATACCGTCTCTGTCCTGCTGGGCCAGTCTGGAGGCACCTTTGCTCCTCAAGTAACGTATGGAGTTGGCTCCAGGCCTATATCTGTCGCCCTAGGCGACGTCAACGGTGACAGTCGGCTTGACCTGGCAACGGCGAACGCTAACGGCAATACCGTCTCCGTCCTGGCGGGCCAGTCTGGGGGCACCTTCGCCTCTCAGGTGATGTACGGAGTCGGCTCCACGCCCTTTTCCATCGCCCAGGGGGACGTGAACGGCGACGGCCGACTTGATCTGGCGACGGCGAGCTACACCGGCAATACCATCTCCATCCTGACCAAGAACTGA
- a CDS encoding ParA family protein, translated as MKTLTVFNHAGGAGKTSIVRDVGFELAQAGQRVLLIDLDPQASLTKWLGVTDVMEDETVLPVAVDGQPLPTPREAHGLHLIPSHINLSLAEAQISGQIGAVMTLRAALFAVTNQYDVVLIDSPPSLGQLAALGALASDMIVVPVLTSQKGLDALPGLERALEMYRRLRPELRVGLYVPTMYDGRRLHDREVLSALQSSLPGLADPIPFRGAIWMDSTTAGQPVGVYAPNSVQQQDVQRLTRRVLDLLEVSA; from the coding sequence ATGAAAACGCTCACCGTATTCAATCACGCAGGCGGCGCGGGCAAGACCAGCATCGTCCGCGACGTCGGCTTTGAGCTCGCACAAGCTGGCCAGCGCGTCCTGCTGATCGATCTGGACCCCCAGGCCAGCCTCACGAAGTGGCTGGGGGTGACCGATGTGATGGAGGACGAGACGGTCCTGCCCGTGGCGGTAGATGGTCAGCCATTGCCCACACCGCGCGAGGCCCATGGCCTGCACCTGATTCCCTCGCACATCAACCTGTCGCTGGCAGAGGCGCAGATCAGCGGCCAGATCGGCGCAGTGATGACCCTGCGCGCCGCCCTGTTTGCTGTAACCAACCAGTACGACGTGGTGTTGATCGATAGTCCGCCCAGCCTGGGCCAGCTGGCCGCGCTTGGGGCTCTGGCGTCCGACATGATCGTGGTCCCAGTCCTCACCAGTCAGAAGGGCCTGGACGCCCTGCCCGGTCTGGAGCGCGCCCTGGAAATGTACCGACGGCTGCGACCTGAGCTGCGGGTAGGTCTGTACGTGCCAACCATGTACGATGGCCGACGCCTGCATGACCGGGAGGTGCTGTCGGCCCTCCAGAGCAGCCTGCCGGGTCTAGCTGACCCCATCCCCTTCCGCGGCGCGATCTGGATGGACAGCACCACCGCCGGGCAGCCGGTGGGCGTGTACGCCCCAAACTCGGTCCAGCAACAGGACGTGCAACGGCTGACGCGCCGGGTGTTGGATCTTCTGGAGGTGAGCGCGTGA
- a CDS encoding 3'-5' exonuclease, whose protein sequence is MILPVHREIPEGLNRKTDLKKLGLASTGDPLTRYEYRTRKGWEHCNLYAVAATTPIDWKANEQARKTRKAQREQHRQDLETMFSEELASLEADTLADAQQEWRKAVKRFRHWADDPRLLIVGTQTTGLTGQVVEIAVVTLDGTPLVDTLVRATVPIEPGAHRIHGLTDADLRDAPAWPEVMELLKPVLQGRLCLAYNAEFDRRACATSNAAHGMYNALSDRQYWLCAMTAYASIGWAWSDRRGEWRWTSLRNACFEQGVAPEADTHRALGGAQALARLVSKLSSMPPNPPTTLPEGMAITTENVGWTPEEHPSW, encoded by the coding sequence GTGATTCTTCCTGTTCACCGCGAGATCCCGGAAGGCCTGAACCGTAAGACCGATTTGAAGAAGCTGGGGTTAGCCTCGACAGGAGACCCGTTGACTCGGTACGAGTACCGGACCCGCAAGGGCTGGGAGCACTGCAACCTGTACGCCGTGGCGGCCACCACCCCGATAGACTGGAAAGCCAATGAACAGGCCAGAAAGACCCGAAAAGCCCAGCGTGAACAGCACCGACAGGATCTGGAGACGATGTTCAGCGAGGAACTCGCCAGCCTGGAAGCCGACACCCTGGCAGACGCGCAGCAGGAGTGGCGCAAAGCGGTGAAGCGCTTCAGGCATTGGGCCGACGATCCACGGCTGCTGATCGTCGGCACCCAGACCACTGGCCTCACCGGGCAGGTGGTCGAGATCGCAGTGGTCACGCTGGACGGCACGCCGCTCGTGGACACCCTCGTCCGGGCCACGGTGCCCATCGAGCCGGGCGCGCACCGGATCCACGGCCTGACCGACGCGGACCTCAGGGACGCGCCGGCGTGGCCGGAAGTCATGGAGCTCCTCAAGCCGGTCCTGCAAGGTCGGCTCTGCCTGGCGTACAACGCCGAGTTTGACCGGCGGGCCTGCGCTACCAGCAACGCAGCCCATGGCATGTACAACGCCCTGTCGGACCGGCAGTACTGGCTGTGCGCGATGACGGCGTACGCCTCGATCGGCTGGGCCTGGAGCGATCGTCGCGGGGAGTGGCGCTGGACCTCGTTGCGGAATGCCTGCTTCGAGCAGGGCGTGGCCCCAGAAGCCGACACCCACCGCGCCCTGGGTGGCGCGCAGGCCTTGGCACGGCTGGTGTCCAAGCTGAGCAGCATGCCGCCAAACCCCCCCACCACACTGCCGGAAGGCATGGCCATCACTACCGAAAACGTGGGCTGGACCCCTGAGGAGCACCCGAGCTGGTGA
- a CDS encoding ParB/RepB/Spo0J family partition protein: MTRSKRPARDLGDLLGRSAEMMKPAASTVTLPVAALRPGAFQPRRTFDDPALQALAASIRAEGILQPLLVRPVNGGHEIVAGERRWRAAQLAGLTEVPVLVRDLDDRQALAASLLENLQREDLNVIDEVDGKLALVALALGVDAEAARGRLMQLLTAEPTEDHVRLTEVFSSLGETWESFAKNKVRILNWPPEVVDALRGGLPLSVAAVVAGADERLRTQLLALAQQGASRAELRAEVQRQALAAPDRSKLTAAATVVRRLSSRRFMTRLSAEQSKEMERWLAKMPSFMRDEGDD, encoded by the coding sequence GTGACACGCTCAAAGCGTCCCGCCCGCGATTTGGGCGATCTGCTGGGCCGCTCCGCGGAGATGATGAAGCCGGCGGCGTCAACCGTAACGCTGCCAGTTGCCGCCCTGCGTCCCGGTGCGTTCCAACCCCGGCGCACGTTCGATGACCCAGCACTCCAAGCGCTGGCCGCCAGCATCCGCGCCGAGGGCATCCTGCAGCCGCTGCTGGTGCGTCCAGTGAACGGCGGGCACGAGATCGTGGCCGGGGAGCGCCGCTGGCGGGCTGCGCAGCTGGCCGGGCTGACCGAAGTGCCAGTGCTGGTGCGAGACCTCGACGATCGACAGGCCCTGGCCGCGAGCTTGCTAGAGAATCTGCAGCGCGAGGACCTCAACGTGATCGATGAGGTGGACGGCAAGCTGGCCCTCGTTGCCCTGGCCCTGGGAGTGGACGCGGAGGCGGCGCGGGGGCGCCTGATGCAGCTGCTGACGGCTGAGCCTACCGAGGACCACGTCCGGCTGACCGAGGTCTTCTCTTCCCTGGGGGAAACCTGGGAATCGTTCGCCAAGAACAAGGTTCGGATCCTGAACTGGCCGCCCGAGGTGGTGGACGCCCTGCGCGGCGGCCTGCCCCTATCGGTGGCTGCTGTGGTTGCTGGGGCCGATGAACGGCTGCGCACACAGCTGCTGGCCCTGGCTCAGCAGGGAGCCTCGCGTGCCGAACTCCGGGCCGAGGTGCAGCGGCAGGCGCTGGCCGCGCCGGATCGCAGCAAGCTGACGGCGGCCGCCACAGTTGTCCGTCGCCTGTCAAGCCGCCGTTTCATGACCCGCCTAAGCGCCGAGCAGAGCAAAGAGATGGAACGCTGGCTGGCGAAAATGCCGAGCTTCATGCGGGATGAGGGGGACGACTGA
- a CDS encoding phage tail protein produces the protein MEPFLAEIRAFPFTFAPSGWALCNGQLLPISQNTALFSLLGVTYGGDGKSTFGLPNLQGAAPLMPGQGNGLSAYDLGQSGGSENVTLLPTEMPIHIHFQMADTLDPADLNAPNPSRTLAQSQGVFAYQPSTANLVQMAPQALTPAGGSLPHSNMMPSLVMNFCIALQGVFPQRP, from the coding sequence ATGGAACCATTTCTGGCTGAAATTCGCGCGTTCCCCTTTACCTTTGCGCCCAGCGGTTGGGCGCTGTGCAACGGGCAACTGCTTCCCATCTCGCAGAACACGGCCCTTTTTTCTCTCCTGGGCGTCACTTACGGAGGAGACGGCAAAAGTACTTTCGGCCTGCCTAATCTTCAGGGTGCCGCGCCACTGATGCCTGGTCAGGGGAACGGATTGTCAGCCTATGACCTCGGTCAAAGTGGAGGAAGCGAGAACGTCACGCTTCTTCCGACTGAAATGCCCATCCATATCCACTTCCAGATGGCGGACACCCTTGACCCGGCCGACCTCAATGCTCCCAATCCAAGTCGGACCCTTGCGCAATCGCAGGGGGTTTTCGCGTACCAGCCGAGCACCGCAAATCTCGTTCAGATGGCCCCGCAAGCCCTGACGCCCGCTGGCGGCAGTCTTCCGCATTCGAACATGATGCCGTCACTGGTCATGAATTTCTGCATTGCTCTGCAAGGTGTTTTCCCGCAAAGACCCTGA